In one window of Maribacter sp. BPC-D8 DNA:
- a CDS encoding CgeB family protein, with product MKILSVGWFQNISNTSLHRHWALDKYADEIDKVEAGTKKINLLFRIAYHLFQKGLPINLPDGTQANKKIMELVSKKSYDVVWIDKGVTINKNTLQFIKEYSPNTKIVSYSPDNMALRHNQSRNYLQCIPYYDFIFTNKSYILNDMKQLGAKNIQFIHNMYEDTFHYPRKLTSKDFDRLGGDVGFVGSWEEERCNSILYLAKNGIEVKVFGDGKWNDYKNASSNLIILPSIFSEDYSKALGAFKISLCFLRKMNFDQQTTRTMEIPACGGFMAAERTEEHLELFKENKEAVYFSSDKELLKLCNFYLSNENERKMIADAGLKRCLTSGYSNENTIKKMLEIINING from the coding sequence ATGAAAATATTATCTGTTGGTTGGTTTCAAAATATTAGCAATACTTCTTTACATCGTCATTGGGCATTGGATAAATATGCAGATGAAATCGATAAAGTAGAAGCTGGAACAAAAAAAATTAATCTTCTTTTTCGAATCGCTTATCATTTATTTCAAAAAGGTCTACCAATCAATTTACCTGACGGCACCCAGGCAAATAAAAAAATAATGGAGTTAGTGTCTAAAAAATCCTATGACGTAGTCTGGATAGACAAAGGAGTTACAATTAACAAAAACACTTTGCAGTTCATAAAGGAATATTCTCCAAACACAAAAATTGTAAGTTACTCTCCTGACAATATGGCTTTACGCCATAATCAAAGTAGAAATTATCTCCAATGTATTCCATATTATGATTTTATTTTCACCAACAAGTCGTACATCTTAAATGATATGAAGCAGCTGGGCGCAAAAAACATTCAGTTCATCCACAATATGTATGAAGATACTTTTCATTACCCAAGAAAATTAACCTCAAAAGATTTTGACCGATTAGGTGGAGATGTCGGTTTTGTCGGTTCTTGGGAAGAAGAACGTTGCAACAGTATATTATACTTAGCTAAGAATGGTATAGAAGTTAAAGTATTTGGGGATGGCAAGTGGAATGATTATAAAAATGCCTCAAGTAATCTTATCATTTTACCGAGCATATTTTCTGAGGATTACTCTAAGGCATTAGGTGCTTTCAAAATATCCTTATGTTTTTTACGAAAAATGAATTTTGATCAACAAACCACACGTACTATGGAAATACCTGCTTGTGGAGGTTTTATGGCCGCAGAACGTACTGAAGAGCATTTAGAATTATTTAAAGAAAATAAAGAAGCAGTTTACTTTTCGTCAGATAAAGAACTTTTGAAATTATGTAATTTTTACTTATCTAATGAAAATGAACGAAAAATGATAGCCGATGCCGGCTTAAAGAGGTGTTTAACTTCTGGTTATTCAAATGAAAATACTATTAAAAAAATGTTAGAGATAATAAATATTAATGGGTAG
- a CDS encoding glycosyltransferase, with protein MKENPISWTGKIYQNLIRKGFSKADNFICISKNTQKELTYFLHKTPKNIEQVYNALDPMFKTGNVLEARNYVSQFLDVDVTNGYLMHVGGNDFYKNRTGVITLYDAWRKQTKKSQPLLMIGYEPSEIILKKYQLSPYKQDIHFLIRVENELLLKAYQGCSLFLFPSLTEGFGWPVAEAMASGCLVITTNEAPMNEVGGDAAIYIERCPAPESVLPWAIESAKVIESSLNLTEKENNSIINKGLNQVEKFSRNLILNQIETFYKSITA; from the coding sequence ATGAAAGAAAACCCAATAAGTTGGACAGGTAAAATATATCAAAACCTAATTCGCAAGGGATTTTCAAAAGCAGATAATTTTATCTGCATCTCGAAAAATACGCAGAAAGAATTAACTTATTTTTTACATAAAACACCGAAAAACATTGAACAAGTATATAATGCCCTTGACCCAATGTTCAAAACTGGAAATGTATTAGAGGCTAGAAATTATGTGAGTCAGTTTTTAGATGTCGATGTTACTAATGGGTATTTAATGCATGTTGGGGGTAATGATTTTTACAAAAATAGAACTGGTGTTATCACATTATATGACGCCTGGCGAAAACAAACAAAAAAATCACAACCGCTATTGATGATTGGTTACGAGCCATCTGAGATAATCCTTAAAAAATATCAACTATCACCGTATAAACAAGACATTCACTTTTTAATTAGAGTTGAAAATGAATTGCTTTTAAAAGCTTACCAAGGTTGTAGTTTATTCCTTTTTCCTTCTCTCACGGAAGGTTTTGGATGGCCTGTTGCAGAAGCCATGGCCTCTGGCTGTCTCGTAATTACTACTAATGAAGCCCCCATGAATGAAGTTGGTGGCGATGCTGCAATTTATATTGAACGTTGCCCGGCACCAGAAAGCGTTCTGCCGTGGGCAATCGAATCGGCTAAGGTAATAGAGTCGAGTTTAAATTTAACCGAAAAAGAAAATAATAGTATCATAAATAAAGGCTTAAATCAGGTCGAAAAATTTAGTAGAAACTTGATTCTAAATCAAATAGAAACATTCTACAAAAGTATTACAGCTTAG
- a CDS encoding WcaI family glycosyltransferase, whose amino-acid sequence MKEPNTKRILFVGYNFSPELTGIGKYSGEMMHWLAEKGHECTVLTSYPYYPYWKIQEPYRKNRFWYKKEVTHFESGGKLKVIRCPMYVPNKPSGAKRMLLDTSFSLSAFLVGIPLLFTKKYSKIITVAPSFQFGLLGVFYKKIKGAMHIHHIQDMQIEAAQDLGMIKSPKLLKALYEIEKYIYRNTDMISSISDGMIERIERKAQKPISFFPNWTETKNFYPIEDTSKIKEEFGFKSTDYIVLYSGGIGEKQGLDAILTSAKNLASHHQLQFIICGTGPYKEVLKEKAESLNLNNVHFTPLQPKECFNKFLNIADLHLVIQKEKASDLVMPSKLTTILAVGGLSLITANPNSSLHRVVSKHGMGILVAPENQEALDTGILIGLGELDNQDIKRAARTYAEQFLAIDTVMNNFNKKITA is encoded by the coding sequence ATGAAAGAACCTAATACAAAACGTATTTTATTTGTTGGTTATAATTTTTCTCCCGAACTGACCGGGATTGGAAAATATTCTGGGGAAATGATGCATTGGTTAGCTGAAAAAGGACATGAATGTACTGTTCTTACTTCTTACCCCTATTATCCGTATTGGAAAATTCAAGAGCCTTATCGAAAAAATCGTTTTTGGTATAAGAAAGAGGTCACACATTTCGAATCTGGTGGTAAGCTAAAAGTAATTCGTTGCCCCATGTATGTACCTAACAAGCCGAGTGGCGCTAAACGAATGCTATTAGACACCTCATTCTCACTTTCTGCTTTTTTAGTGGGTATTCCACTTTTATTTACCAAAAAATATAGCAAAATCATTACAGTTGCTCCTTCTTTTCAATTTGGTTTATTGGGTGTTTTCTATAAGAAAATTAAAGGCGCCATGCATATACACCATATTCAAGATATGCAAATTGAAGCCGCACAAGATCTTGGTATGATAAAGTCTCCAAAACTTTTAAAAGCTTTATACGAAATTGAAAAATATATTTACCGAAATACAGATATGATTAGCAGCATCTCTGATGGTATGATCGAAAGAATTGAACGTAAAGCACAAAAACCAATTTCATTTTTCCCGAATTGGACAGAAACTAAAAACTTTTACCCTATTGAGGATACCTCTAAAATAAAAGAAGAATTCGGATTTAAATCTACAGACTATATTGTGCTATATTCTGGAGGAATAGGAGAAAAACAAGGTTTAGATGCCATATTAACTTCTGCTAAAAATCTAGCATCTCATCATCAATTGCAATTTATAATTTGTGGAACAGGACCTTATAAAGAGGTTCTAAAAGAAAAAGCCGAAAGCTTGAACTTAAACAATGTTCATTTCACACCATTACAGCCCAAAGAATGTTTTAATAAATTTTTAAATATTGCCGATCTACATTTAGTCATTCAGAAAGAAAAAGCAAGTGATTTGGTAATGCCTTCAAAATTAACCACGATACTTGCCGTAGGTGGTTTGTCTTTAATAACAGCAAACCCTAACTCTAGCCTACACCGAGTGGTTAGTAAACATGGGATGGGTATTTTAGTTGCTCCAGAAAATCAAGAAGCTTTAGATACCGGTATTTTAATAGGTCTGGGAGAGCTAGATAATCAAGATATTAAAAGAGCTGCTCGTACATATGCAGAACAGTTTTTAGCCATTGATACTGTTATGAACAATTTCAATAAAAAAATTACTGCTTAA
- a CDS encoding phenylacetate--CoA ligase family protein has product MRNSFSKIIFSLKTKILNPRLASLYKQTVKALEENDLENYNFEKRQALVKHAIENSSFYKEKYAHLENLKTGLQTTTDFLQLPPLTREEIQFNFKHIKADNITLSKCKKVSTSGSTGPSLTILHDKRHPETPIRWRILEWWGIKPWENQAFIYRFKKPLWERFTNTIMWWPTKRVFLAAANPSKKQLEKFVTQLNKIKPTLIQGYVDVVFEFALYLLDNNIKIHPPKMVWVTSAPLFEAQRELMEKAFGAPVCDQYGNTEIMLIAAECPEQNGLHIMQDTVHIEFVDANNQPVPSNTSGRILLTDLTNYAFPLIRYEIGDEGKYLIEKCSCTKPFPLMQNVQGRRAVHIQTPTGLNIKGEHLMAMFNSFMKHFKEIQLHQNLDYAVCIKYVPREQFTHVEEIKNMAQLLTERSRKEIKVSTEKVERVQQIGKKFPLIISDLK; this is encoded by the coding sequence ATGCGAAATAGTTTTTCTAAAATAATTTTCTCTCTAAAAACCAAGATTTTAAACCCTAGGTTAGCTAGCTTATACAAGCAAACGGTAAAAGCTTTAGAAGAAAATGACCTTGAAAATTATAATTTCGAAAAACGACAAGCACTCGTTAAACATGCCATAGAAAATTCTAGTTTTTACAAAGAGAAGTATGCGCATTTAGAAAATTTAAAAACAGGGCTACAAACGACAACTGATTTCTTACAATTGCCTCCATTGACACGAGAAGAAATACAATTTAATTTCAAACATATTAAGGCTGACAACATAACCTTAAGCAAGTGTAAAAAAGTTAGCACTTCTGGTAGTACTGGACCATCTTTAACTATTTTACATGACAAAAGACACCCAGAAACACCGATTAGATGGCGAATTTTGGAATGGTGGGGGATTAAACCATGGGAGAATCAAGCCTTTATCTATCGGTTTAAAAAACCGTTATGGGAACGTTTCACAAATACCATCATGTGGTGGCCTACAAAAAGAGTTTTCTTAGCTGCAGCAAACCCAAGTAAAAAGCAATTAGAAAAATTCGTTACTCAACTCAACAAAATAAAGCCTACTTTAATCCAAGGTTATGTTGATGTAGTTTTTGAATTTGCTTTGTATCTTCTTGATAATAATATAAAGATTCATCCACCAAAAATGGTTTGGGTCACCTCAGCACCTCTTTTTGAGGCTCAGCGTGAACTAATGGAAAAAGCTTTTGGCGCACCCGTATGTGACCAATATGGTAATACTGAAATTATGCTCATTGCGGCAGAATGTCCTGAGCAAAATGGGCTACATATAATGCAAGACACCGTTCATATAGAATTTGTCGATGCCAACAACCAACCAGTGCCATCTAATACCTCTGGTAGAATTCTATTAACTGACCTAACCAATTATGCATTCCCACTCATACGATATGAAATAGGAGATGAAGGAAAATATTTAATCGAAAAATGTAGTTGTACCAAACCTTTCCCCTTAATGCAAAATGTTCAAGGCCGTAGAGCTGTACACATTCAAACCCCAACAGGCTTAAATATTAAAGGGGAGCATTTAATGGCTATGTTCAATAGTTTTATGAAACACTTTAAGGAAATTCAATTACACCAAAATTTAGATTACGCTGTTTGTATAAAATATGTGCCTAGAGAGCAATTTACACATGTTGAAGAAATAAAAAATATGGCTCAACTTTTAACAGAACGTTCTAGAAAAGAAATAAAAGTCAGTACTGAAAAAGTAGAGAGAGTACAACAGATCGGTAAAAAATTCCCTCTTATCATTAGCGACCTAAAATAA
- a CDS encoding sugar-transfer associated ATP-grasp domain-containing protein: MTLIKQIAATSIKKLENLRYHKISTKIAYDILTSLKEEKGNFPIELKKKADNYAIEVLGWKGFAPWLYVYSHFTGEFKEGWIPDNFYGKVVIPKIQGAYGRVSMLKPLTNRLFDKNISPDLGYFINGTWFDTNYSQIPETDIQKIFFADTDIVIVKLDTTYQGKGIYVLTKYKFNISKLNKLGDFVIQKFIKQHEFFNSYTSKSVATIRLTTVVEISGDISLRAAYLRLGRSGDTHVQSVNHIRIPIEMIDGKLYELGYLPNWHQIKTYPDSKTTFSDKEIPNFETCVNLVLSLHKKMPMVKAIGWDVIIDSNNQPVVMEWNGYSNDIKFSEATQGPCFSDLNWDKIKITNTQLAQKT, encoded by the coding sequence GTGACCTTAATTAAACAAATAGCTGCCACAAGTATTAAAAAATTAGAGAATTTACGTTACCATAAAATTTCTACTAAGATAGCTTATGACATACTTACCAGCTTAAAGGAAGAAAAAGGCAACTTCCCCATTGAACTTAAAAAAAAAGCTGACAACTATGCTATAGAAGTATTGGGGTGGAAAGGCTTTGCACCATGGCTTTACGTGTATAGCCATTTTACAGGGGAATTTAAGGAAGGCTGGATTCCTGATAATTTTTATGGTAAGGTTGTTATACCAAAAATACAGGGTGCCTATGGGAGAGTTTCTATGTTAAAACCGTTAACAAATCGCTTATTTGACAAGAACATAAGTCCAGATCTTGGTTATTTTATTAATGGTACTTGGTTTGACACAAATTATTCCCAAATTCCAGAAACCGATATTCAAAAAATATTTTTTGCTGATACTGACATAGTCATTGTTAAGCTAGATACAACCTATCAAGGTAAGGGTATTTATGTACTCACTAAATATAAATTTAATATTTCCAAGCTCAATAAATTAGGTGATTTTGTAATTCAAAAATTTATTAAACAACATGAGTTTTTTAACAGCTATACATCTAAATCTGTAGCAACTATTCGTTTAACCACGGTAGTTGAAATAAGTGGCGATATCAGTCTAAGAGCAGCGTATTTAAGATTAGGAAGAAGTGGTGATACCCATGTGCAATCTGTTAATCATATTAGAATACCTATTGAAATGATAGATGGTAAACTTTACGAATTAGGGTATTTACCTAATTGGCATCAGATTAAAACTTATCCTGATAGCAAAACTACTTTTTCAGACAAAGAAATACCGAACTTTGAAACCTGTGTTAATTTAGTTTTATCACTACATAAAAAAATGCCCATGGTAAAAGCAATAGGCTGGGATGTTATAATAGACAGCAACAATCAACCTGTGGTAATGGAATGGAATGGCTATAGTAATGACATTAAGTTTTCAGAAGCGACCCAAGGTCCTTGTTTTAGTGATCTTAATTGGGATAAAATAAAAATAACAAATACACAATTAGCACAAAAAACTTAA
- a CDS encoding glycosyltransferase family 4 protein encodes MKIQYFFRHPHVGHSIHRVFRTIITEISKTEDTTIIEVPNKGSMPWDVIKNNLFVYRKRNKHTIHHITGHIHDVLMALIGVKTVLTIHDLVFLDNVKNPVKHFYKWLFWLYLPIKIADKVVCISNQTKKNILSKINTDKIIVIHNAIDPIFTCSKKPFNSEKPIILHIGTGWNKNLERTIEALEGISCHLRVIEKLKDNQIKLLTKYNIDYSNQYDLTDEEIREEYLKCDIVNFPSVYEGFGMPVIEGQQTGRVVITSNIEPIIEIAGNAAVFLNPWDVNSMRDAYSKVLKDYDLQNELIIKGLENVKRFSIENISQQYITLYRNLNEI; translated from the coding sequence ATGAAGATTCAATATTTTTTCAGACATCCTCATGTAGGTCATTCAATACACCGTGTATTTAGAACAATCATTACGGAAATTTCTAAAACGGAAGATACCACCATAATTGAAGTTCCGAACAAAGGTTCTATGCCGTGGGATGTAATTAAAAATAATCTTTTTGTTTATAGAAAAAGAAACAAGCATACCATACATCACATTACAGGTCATATACATGATGTGTTGATGGCTTTGATAGGGGTGAAAACAGTATTAACCATACATGATTTAGTATTTTTAGACAATGTAAAAAACCCTGTCAAACACTTTTACAAATGGCTTTTTTGGCTCTATTTACCAATAAAAATAGCTGATAAAGTAGTTTGTATTTCCAACCAAACGAAGAAAAATATACTTAGTAAAATTAATACGGACAAAATTATTGTTATTCACAATGCAATTGACCCGATTTTTACTTGTTCAAAAAAACCATTCAATTCTGAAAAACCTATCATTCTTCATATTGGTACTGGCTGGAATAAAAATTTAGAAAGAACAATTGAAGCTTTGGAAGGTATTAGTTGCCACTTAAGAGTTATCGAAAAATTAAAAGATAACCAAATCAAACTTTTAACGAAATACAATATTGACTATTCTAACCAATACGACCTTACTGATGAAGAAATTAGGGAGGAATATTTGAAATGTGATATTGTAAATTTTCCATCTGTATATGAGGGTTTTGGTATGCCTGTGATTGAAGGTCAACAAACAGGAAGGGTAGTTATCACTTCAAATATAGAACCAATTATAGAAATCGCTGGTAATGCCGCAGTATTTCTCAATCCGTGGGATGTTAATTCCATGAGAGATGCTTATTCTAAAGTTTTGAAAGATTATGATTTACAAAACGAGTTAATTATAAAAGGTTTAGAAAATGTAAAACGATTTTCTATTGAGAATATTAGTCAACAATACATAACATTATATAGAAACTTGAACGAAATATGA
- a CDS encoding glycosyltransferase yields MKILQIISSMQPENGGMCQGIRNTIPELQKLGITNDVICLDNPNSDYLGKDCFPIYALGEAKTAWKYNKDLLSWLNINFKNYDKIIVHGLWSYHSYAAIKVFIEFKKARKETPNLYVMPHGMLDPYFQKAESRKLKALRNDFYWKFFEKNVINSADGVLFTCEEELLLAKTTFPNYLPKQELNVGYGIQSPPNFKPTMRETFASKVPNWNGKPFLLFLSRIHTKKGVDLLIEAYLQLEHEIESIPQLIIAGPGREESYGIAMQKLASKSKNILFPGMLSGDAKWGAFYTSEVFVLPSHQENFGIAVVEALACSKPVLISNKVNIWREIKNGNGGIVKEDTGKETYDLLKKWFQLSVSEKDKMSQNAENVFSKHYTIKQAAKKLHDSIS; encoded by the coding sequence ATGAAAATTCTTCAAATTATATCTAGTATGCAACCAGAGAATGGAGGCATGTGCCAAGGTATACGAAATACCATACCTGAATTACAAAAACTAGGAATCACCAATGATGTAATTTGTTTAGACAATCCTAATTCAGATTACCTTGGCAAGGATTGTTTTCCTATATACGCTTTGGGTGAGGCTAAAACTGCATGGAAATATAATAAAGACTTATTATCTTGGCTCAATATTAATTTTAAAAACTATGATAAAATAATAGTTCATGGTCTTTGGTCTTATCATAGTTATGCGGCAATAAAAGTCTTTATAGAATTTAAAAAAGCAAGAAAAGAGACACCAAATCTATACGTAATGCCACATGGTATGTTAGACCCTTATTTTCAAAAAGCAGAATCCCGTAAATTAAAAGCATTACGCAACGATTTCTATTGGAAGTTTTTTGAAAAGAATGTCATCAATAGCGCCGATGGAGTTCTATTTACCTGTGAAGAAGAATTATTACTAGCAAAAACAACCTTTCCTAATTATCTACCTAAACAAGAACTCAATGTTGGTTATGGCATTCAATCGCCTCCAAATTTTAAACCAACAATGCGTGAAACTTTTGCTTCGAAAGTACCGAATTGGAACGGTAAGCCTTTTTTGCTTTTTTTAAGTAGGATTCATACAAAGAAAGGAGTCGATTTATTAATTGAGGCCTATTTGCAATTAGAACACGAAATAGAGAGTATTCCACAACTAATTATTGCAGGTCCAGGTCGAGAAGAATCTTATGGCATAGCAATGCAGAAACTTGCTTCTAAATCAAAAAACATTTTGTTCCCTGGCATGTTAAGTGGAGATGCTAAATGGGGTGCTTTCTACACAAGTGAAGTGTTTGTTCTACCTAGTCATCAAGAAAATTTCGGTATTGCGGTGGTTGAAGCTTTGGCTTGTTCAAAACCGGTATTAATAAGTAACAAAGTAAATATTTGGCGCGAAATTAAAAACGGTAATGGAGGCATTGTAAAAGAGGATACAGGTAAAGAAACTTATGATTTATTAAAGAAATGGTTTCAATTAAGTGTTAGTGAAAAAGATAAAATGTCTCAAAATGCTGAAAATGTATTTTCAAAGCATTACACTATAAAGCAGGCTGCTAAAAAACTTCATGATTCAATTTCTTAA
- a CDS encoding WcaF family extracellular polysaccharide biosynthesis acetyltransferase: MIQFLKENMEVSKSKVRLNDFDASIGLERGASKIKEIIWYLIKVSFFLSALPYPSSFKVSLLKLFGAKIGKGVVIKPRVNIHFPWKLEIGDNVWIGEEAFLLNFEQLKIGNNVCISQRSFLCGGNHDYRKPDMPYRNGPIELKDGCWIGACCFIGPNITIGIDTVVTVGSIIVNDLESKKVVTHRPTNNNNNRWK; the protein is encoded by the coding sequence ATGATTCAATTTCTTAAAGAAAATATGGAAGTTAGTAAATCAAAGGTTAGATTAAACGATTTCGACGCTAGTATTGGCTTAGAACGCGGTGCGAGCAAAATAAAAGAAATTATTTGGTATTTAATCAAGGTATCCTTTTTTTTATCTGCTTTACCTTACCCCAGTTCTTTTAAGGTATCACTTTTAAAATTATTTGGTGCTAAAATAGGTAAGGGTGTAGTTATAAAACCTAGAGTAAATATTCATTTTCCATGGAAATTAGAAATTGGGGATAATGTTTGGATAGGCGAGGAGGCTTTTCTTTTAAATTTTGAACAACTTAAAATTGGCAACAATGTATGTATTTCGCAACGCAGTTTTCTATGCGGAGGAAATCATGATTATAGAAAGCCAGATATGCCATACCGTAATGGCCCTATTGAACTAAAAGATGGATGCTGGATCGGGGCGTGTTGTTTTATTGGGCCTAACATTACTATTGGAATAGATACAGTAGTTACCGTTGGCTCTATAATCGTTAATGATTTAGAGTCAAAAAAAGTAGTTACGCATCGGCCAACAAATAACAATAATAATCGATGGAAATAG
- a CDS encoding WecB/TagA/CpsF family glycosyltransferase: MSSTAVDSEVLCLGYPVYNSTLENLPVKSKLLVSTINQYSFCISEEDAVFKNALLESDVILPDGVGIVAAAKWLNGASVKKIAGADFHDFQLKRLNEIHGSCFYLGASDETLSKIGERLKKEYPNVSFASYSPPYKPTFTDEDTAAMIEAVNSFKPDVLFVGMTAPKQEKWSHANKENLDAKIICSIGAVFDFYAGTVERPNKIWQDLGLEWLGRLLKEPKRMANRYIYYGAVFTKYLVKAKFAPEKEIGATVQ; the protein is encoded by the coding sequence ATGAGTAGTACAGCAGTTGATTCAGAAGTATTATGCCTAGGTTATCCGGTTTACAATTCTACATTAGAGAATTTACCGGTTAAATCCAAGTTATTGGTAAGTACTATAAATCAATACTCCTTCTGTATATCAGAAGAAGACGCTGTATTCAAAAATGCTTTGTTAGAAAGCGATGTTATACTGCCAGATGGTGTCGGTATTGTCGCTGCCGCTAAATGGCTTAACGGGGCTTCCGTTAAAAAAATAGCTGGTGCAGATTTTCATGATTTTCAATTAAAGAGATTAAATGAAATACATGGTTCTTGTTTCTATTTAGGAGCATCAGACGAAACACTTTCAAAAATTGGGGAAAGATTAAAAAAAGAATACCCGAATGTTAGCTTTGCGAGCTACTCTCCACCATATAAGCCAACCTTTACAGATGAAGATACAGCGGCAATGATCGAAGCTGTAAACAGTTTTAAGCCAGATGTCTTGTTCGTGGGTATGACAGCACCAAAACAAGAAAAATGGAGTCATGCCAATAAAGAAAATCTAGATGCTAAAATAATATGCTCAATAGGGGCTGTATTTGATTTCTATGCTGGTACTGTAGAAAGACCAAATAAAATTTGGCAAGATTTAGGGCTAGAGTGGTTAGGTCGTCTACTAAAAGAACCTAAGCGTATGGCGAATAGATATATTTACTATGGTGCCGTATTTACTAAATATTTGGTGAAAGCTAAGTTTGCGCCAGAGAAGGAAATTGGAGCTACGGTTCAATAA
- a CDS encoding right-handed parallel beta-helix repeat-containing protein gives MYSWFGEKIRIMAKTRLQPMYFNTSILFLMVLVLPLLQLGSCSSDHDILSESIIKDAATEESIFIPVLQITNFSIQSIDNIGLTSDIIGVIDEETNLIYVEIDTNNISTLQLKPNITVDSATTVVPDTDTPQDFSGEVTYTVTSENGAEENYTVVPTIAETEIVEPEIEETPCASNRQESGPIIVTENNQRIENLHIKTSNQHGIEINGFTGVVISNCIIEYTGAYMGIKFAEADNLTIENCSIKYTNAPSSGPLPDATRNCIEGFDTENLVITHVKVEDGSTGIRLDQCDASVLTYIEGHNMRGPFPRGQLVQYDKCIGGLLENFSVINDRDVAWTEDNISIYKSAGQQIKKGLIVGNNSPRGVGVMFEDQNTEGARGGTGGLVEDVDFLEMGNGVASSVEGSGNVTFNRLRAKQIICGELGQGRGLPESNSLIFAAFETTGGNKIIDCLVYESCNPTNIIWPEYSFEVVDYRDDIDFEPRDPIVLDFGCTSGN, from the coding sequence ATGTATTCATGGTTTGGTGAAAAAATTAGAATTATGGCTAAAACTAGACTTCAACCTATGTACTTCAATACTTCAATACTTTTTTTAATGGTATTAGTACTCCCTTTACTGCAATTGGGATCTTGTTCGTCGGATCACGATATTCTTAGCGAATCTATTATTAAAGATGCGGCTACAGAAGAATCTATTTTTATTCCAGTTCTTCAAATTACTAATTTTAGCATACAATCAATTGATAATATAGGTTTGACCTCAGATATTATAGGTGTTATCGATGAAGAAACAAATCTTATATATGTTGAAATTGATACCAATAACATATCTACGCTTCAACTTAAACCTAACATTACCGTTGATTCGGCTACAACGGTCGTACCCGATACAGATACTCCACAAGATTTTAGTGGAGAAGTTACCTATACTGTAACTTCTGAAAATGGAGCAGAAGAAAACTATACTGTAGTACCAACCATTGCTGAAACTGAGATTGTAGAACCCGAAATTGAAGAAACCCCGTGTGCTAGCAATCGTCAAGAATCAGGTCCGATAATTGTCACTGAAAATAACCAGCGAATAGAAAACCTCCATATAAAAACATCTAATCAACATGGTATAGAAATTAATGGCTTTACCGGTGTCGTCATATCAAATTGCATTATTGAATACACTGGCGCCTATATGGGTATTAAATTCGCTGAGGCAGATAATTTAACTATTGAAAACTGTTCCATAAAATATACAAATGCTCCTTCTAGTGGTCCTTTACCTGATGCCACTAGAAATTGTATTGAAGGATTTGATACTGAGAATTTAGTAATTACACATGTAAAAGTAGAAGATGGCTCTACAGGTATTCGGTTAGATCAATGCGATGCATCTGTATTGACCTATATTGAAGGTCACAATATGAGAGGTCCTTTTCCTAGAGGGCAATTAGTGCAATACGATAAATGTATTGGAGGATTATTAGAGAATTTTTCGGTAATCAACGACCGTGATGTTGCTTGGACCGAAGACAACATTAGTATTTACAAAAGTGCCGGACAACAGATCAAAAAAGGTTTGATTGTCGGTAACAATAGCCCTAGGGGTGTTGGTGTAATGTTCGAAGATCAGAATACCGAAGGTGCACGTGGTGGCACGGGCGGACTTGTTGAAGATGTTGACTTTTTAGAGATGGGCAACGGTGTTGCATCTTCTGTTGAAGGTTCTGGCAATGTAACCTTTAATAGATTACGTGCGAAGCAAATTATATGTGGCGAATTAGGTCAAGGCAGAGGCCTACCAGAATCTAACTCATTAATATTTGCAGCTTTTGAAACTACTGGTGGTAATAAAATAATTGACTGCCTGGTTTATGAGTCATGTAACCCTACAAATATTATTTGGCCAGAATATAGCTTTGAAGTTGTTGACTACAGGGACGATATCGATTTCGAACCGAGAGACCCTATTGTTCTTGATTTTGGCTGTACTTCAGGTAATTAA